The genomic interval CCACGGCCTGCCATCACCGCGGAGCGAAGCGCCCAGATGTCTAAATCTTCTCAGGTTTCAGACGGCTGGCCCTTCCCTGTCAGCCCCTGCCGCCGCGTTCCGGGCCACGCTTGCGAGGACTGCGCACGCCGCAATAATGGCGGAACCCGGAACCATGTAGAGGCATGTTGTTTAAATTGGTAAATAATTGTAGTTTGATTCTCAACCATGGCAGGCGTCCGATGCCTGTCGGGAGGAATAGCCTGCGCCATGCGTGCAGGCAAAGAGGAGACCGGCTCAAAGTGATCGACACACCACCCGAGGTCCGCATCGAAGAGGTGCTTTTCACGCTCGCGCTGCCGGAAGACGCGCGCCGCGAGGTCGAGGCGGTTCTGGCCCCGACAAGGATCATCTTTGCAACCCCCGATGACGATGCGACGATCAGAAAAGCACTCGAAACCGTCGATGTCGCCGTCGTGCAATCCGACATAGACGAGCGGTTTCTTGCCGGCCCGAAGCTGAAATGGGTCCATTGCGGCCATTCCGGGCTGACGAAATCCGCCATGCCGGGTGTGTTCGAAAAGGGGATCGTGGTCACCGGGTCGGCGGGCCGTTCGGCCGAAGCGCTTGCCCAGCATGCCTTCTACTTCGCGCTCGCGCTGACATTCGACGCCAGACGGCTGATCGAATGTCAGGCGGCGCATATCTGGCGGGGCATCCCCGGCTATGACGAAAGACTTGGTCTTGCCGGAAAGACGCTCGGCATTGTCGGGCTAGGCCATACCGGTGCGGCAATGGCGGCGCTCGGCAAGGCGTTCCAGATGAATGTCATCGCCTATACCCGCAGCGCGCGCGCCGACACGCCGCCGAATGTCGACAGGCTCATCTGCGCCGATGCCGGCGGCAGCCTCGACACGCTGATCGAGGACGCGGACGTGATCATGCTTGCCACGCAGCTCAATGACGAAACCCATCATCTGTTTTCCGCCCGCGAGTTCGCGCTGATGCGCCCTTCTGCGTTCATCATCAACATGGCGCGCGGACCGGTGATCGACGAGGAGGCGCTGACTGCGGCGTTGCGCTCCGGGGCGATCGCGGGCGCGGGGCTTGACGTGTTCGACCGGGAGCCCCTGCCCCCGGATGC from Martelella mediterranea DSM 17316 carries:
- a CDS encoding D-2-hydroxyacid dehydrogenase, producing the protein MIDTPPEVRIEEVLFTLALPEDARREVEAVLAPTRIIFATPDDDATIRKALETVDVAVVQSDIDERFLAGPKLKWVHCGHSGLTKSAMPGVFEKGIVVTGSAGRSAEALAQHAFYFALALTFDARRLIECQAAHIWRGIPGYDERLGLAGKTLGIVGLGHTGAAMAALGKAFQMNVIAYTRSARADTPPNVDRLICADAGGSLDTLIEDADVIMLATQLNDETHHLFSAREFALMRPSAFIINMARGPVIDEEALTAALRSGAIAGAGLDVFDREPLPPDAPIWDAPNVLITPHMTPALPDRARRVIEILLENIRRYRAGEPMLNQLTSRDVYSKRV